A window of Branchiostoma floridae strain S238N-H82 chromosome 9, Bfl_VNyyK, whole genome shotgun sequence genomic DNA:
agATTAGCaagagcataatttgtgtatatttcttggtaaacacttttattttccgTCAACGTTACCATCCCGTTCGGGCCCCGTTTCGGAAATGAGACCTAAGCCTAAGGCCTCCATGATCatgacatttccaaaccggggcccggcggggcagctttcgggaacgataagTATGACATAAttcaaagacaccaaactatacATGACAttaagagaatagtcgtgggtagtatttgtgtatatctttacgtgtaaccctaacccgggagcctcagcccccacccccacccctactttgcccctcgcGGAGTCATCTGGGGGTATagatatgtagatgtagacgTGTATAtctctatttttcgttttcacaaacagcccggcgGGGCCCCGGTTGAAAGATTGAAAATGTGCCGTTAGCCTTAGTTGAAAATAGAAGTCAACACTTAACAAGTTGCAGACGTATCATTCTTTCATTTACGAATTCTATGAACTCATTGCTTGGACTATCAACAACTTTAGAACTGACACCGACTGAACTGAAGGAAATCAAGTCCCTGGTGGATGGAGTCAAGTGAAAGACGCTCTCAAGTCTGTTTAATTTcgctagcctggagtccagtcttgttgGGCTTTTAGTCGCTCACAGAAGGTACGTTTCCCTTGTTGGCGCTAGCCTACCTTCAGGGAGCGACTAAAAGTACAACAAGACTACAGGCTAGTTTTGAGCGGGAGCTCGTCCAAAGTAACGGTACGTTCGTAAGTTGTTAAGAAATTACTTCTAGAGTgcgcaaagcatcatgggaAGCTCGCGCTACTTGAAAGCTGTTCCGGAACGTCACAAACGTTACCGTGGAACGTCAACACTGTTTTAGCGACGTAAACAAGCCACTAGCGACTCGTACAGATCGCGTACGCTTGTAAGACGCTTACGGAGATATTCACTGACGTATAGAAATCGACATTTGTTGAAACGTACCCATTATAATTATGGGTTGCATGAACAGTAAAAACATGGTTCACCCGGTGAACTTAAATGTGGTGCCACAAAACAAGGAGTCATGGTAGGCGAACGTTAACACGACTACGAAATTTTCCAAAGTGCTAGGTATATATTCCCTCTCCATTGTAATTCGAGTCTCAAGTAGATTGgtgtatgtataatgtaaacAGATGAAAGGCATAGCTTctgcatacattgtatataaaactCATAATGATACATGGATATTAGGATTGTTTTTCTTAGACAACCCGCCGAAGGAGAAAATACCTACGTTTTGTCAGTTCTACTACTGGAAGAGTGAAGTAGTACCAGTCAAGGGTTGcagaaaaatcatacacaaccGTTGGGAGCTATGCTATAATTTGGCTGTGCAAAATAGCTAAGAAATCCTGTAATCTTCAAGTTGATGAAACCATTTATGGTCGTGATATTACATTAAACTTTGTATGGAAACAAACAGCAACTTGTTACAAAACGTTCTATAGCCCAATTCTAAGGGTTGACTACCGACTCTCTGACGAAAATTGCTGTCAGTAGTGTTTATTTCCTACCTTCATTCACTATACGCGGCTTCTACAGATTTTATTACCTTCactaagaaggttatgttttgggtagcgtttgtatgtacttatgtatgtatgtatgtatatgtatgtatgtatgtaacgttaacgttatgtatgtttgtttctgAGATTTGAGGATTTGTACGTACATTTTCTATGCTTGTTGTTCGACGTAACAAACAAGTACCGATTTCGTTACACCCGTTGCCTGTTTAGATGCTTGTTTTCTCGTTTCTGTTTTAGGAGTATGATAGGGTTACCGAAGGTATAGCAGTTATGTGTAACGTTAGGTAATGTAAtgtgttatgtgtctatattacTTCGACAGTCTCTTCTTTCATACTAGACTGTCGTGGTATTCGATCACTTTTCTGCGTTTCTGTTTTCGTCTTCTGTGCTTCCTTCATTAACACAAGTCGACCTTTgtccgtgggataacctatatctgttttcaaaacatggtACTAGTTTTAacggatatgaagtcgacggacggtggtttcaaactgcaatagtttcagaatatatatatatatatagtttgaaAGTACAGAGTTTTGTCCTAATTTTCGTCCTCTCGCTAAGTACAAAATTTGTAAAATTAACGGTTATAAGTTAcacctcggataaaggtgaacaagcgttgaCAAGACTCTCACCGTCTCTTCAATGTGTTCAATCTGCATATCCGAATAGATGGCACAAGGTGATGATATCTTCTGTGAATGCAGGTTTGAACGGAAGGTGCGAAAACGGGCCAGAAAACTGAACGCCAGCCTGAGGAAGTGTTTCGGACGACAGTCCAAGGTTGCAGGCTCCGATGAACCCAGTGTGCCTGCTGCAGAAAAGAACGAAGACGCCCTCTCAGTTCAGAGCGTTTCTGGCTCCGAGATATCAGACGTCTCTACGCTTAGGCTGACAGATAGTACTAGTAGCTCGTCGACGTCGTCCGTTGAGTCCACCACGGATCTTCCCGTTTCCCTGCCCAAATTCGAGATCGACCCGGTTCCACGGGATGGGAACTGCTTCTTTGAGGCAGTCGCCCGACAGCTCGGTAGAGGAGACCCCAGTATCGCCATCACCGCCCAGCAGTTACGTGAAGACCTAGTGCGGTATATCAGGGCACACTCGGAGATGTTTGCCAAAGCTGTCCCGGGCGGTTTCTGGGAGTTCATACACGAGCTCAATAACATGTCGCGGCGGGGCCACTGGAACTCCGACGTGGCAGACATCTTGCCGATCGCTTTGAAGGATTACACCTCGAGAATGGTTGTCCTGATCACCTGGAATCGGGAAATGCCGTACATAGTCCTGCGGCCACAGGGCGAGGAGGCAGGCACTCCCCTGTACTTGGCGTACTACAACAGCCCGGAGTGCAAGCATTATGATGCCGTCAAGTTCGTGGGAGGCTGAGAGACGGGGTCGGCCTCAGGGTAGGGGTGGTGGAGAGCCGGGGTACTGGTCGGGCCGATTCGTAGTGAGGAGGAAACGGCCGCGGATTGAAGATATCTGAACCTGAGGGAAAGTACCGTAGTGTGGAGCCGGATCTATGGTGAGTATGAATTTTGCATCATTTACACCTAACTTGTCCTTAGGTTCaatagtttttttctttctttttcagataTGTAAATGCGGTCTTAACTTGCATGCATGATTAACAATTAATGTTAACCACCTGTTATGTTCTTCCCACCTACAGCCGTCCAACACGAGCGGGGTCCAAGAAACTCCACCATCAGGAAACAGTTGGCGCAGTACATGAAGGACACCTCGCGATGTGAGGCGGCACAACAGGCCTGTCCCACGTTCACCAAGAGATAAGATTGCTATAAAAGACGACGTGTGTGTGCTGTGTTGCCAGGTGTCCCCCCTGATCAGACCTCTGCAGACAGACTGCAGACATTCCTGCAGCAGGTGCAGATGCTGCAGGAAACCCTGCACAAGTTCCACCAGCTGCAGGTGGATGCCGTGGAGTACGCCTGTCTGAAGGGGATCGTGCTGTTCAAGACTGGTGAGTCTTCAACAACTTGTGCAGGGTTTCCTTGCAGCATCTGCACCTGCTGGAGGAATGTCTGCCGACTGTCTGCAGAGGTCTGAACAGGGGGGACACCTGGCAACACAGCACACACACGTGCGTCTTTTATAGGAATCTTAATCTCTTTGGTGAACTGGGAACAAGCCTGTTGTGCCGCCTCAAATCCGCGGGGGGTCCTTAAGTGTCGGGGACAAAATGTTCTCTGATGGTAGGAGTTTCTTGGACCCNNNNNNNNNNNNNNNNNNNNNNNNNNNNNNNNNNNNNNNNNNNNNNNNNNNNNNNNNNNNNNNNNNNNNNNNNNNNNNNNNNNNNNNNNNNNNNNNNNNNAAAAAAAGGATGCCTCCAGCCGCGCAGAGGCAGGCACTGCATGCTGCAGGTCACCTAGAGGATCCCAAGTTTAGTAAATGTCCCtaatcggccggctgactcccctagcgtagtatttactctatttgaccaatttctacaattagaccaccaaaccacgaaacctggtagaggctatcttCAACCCATTGTCTAatatgctagggtcacatttctaaTGATAATGATAGTTGACTGCTAGATACCTCTTGGTGTTTTCATgcgtaggtcacggcgtctgtTTGTCGCAGGGTCCCGGGTTGATTGCGAGTTATAAAgatgccccaaaatagcccctTAGCCACAGGGTGTCCCAGGGGCCATGCCCAATAAAGTGCAGAAAAACCGCAGGTAAACTTGCAACCCAGAGGAACCCCCTTTCCCAACTAGGACTGTAGCATAATTCAGGAgttcaaagacaacaaaactttttaaaagataGGATCATAAGTAACTGTTATAAACACTTggttcattttcatttttgcaaACAGTCTGGTCGGGACACTTGCGATACACTCCAGCCAggtgtaagctccttgcaattcagccctggCTGCAAATTTCTCGGCCCATTTCAATAACATGAAGAGGACACTATGGCGCAACTATGGAAAAGAGCTCCAGGAAGAGAAGTGGATGTATTTCAACCCTCATATATATACGGAGATTTcttaataaataaacaaaaatctTGTTGTTTCCCAGACGTGCAGTCCCTGAGAGATCCCGGTACA
This region includes:
- the LOC118423011 gene encoding nuclear receptor subfamily 2 group C member 1-like; the protein is MAQGDDIFCECRFERKVRKRARKLNASLRKCFGRQSKVAGSDEPSVPAAEKNEDALSVQSVSGSEISDVSTLRLTDSTSSSSTSSVESTTDLPVSLPKFEIDPVPRDGNCFFEAVARQLGRGDPSIAITAQQLREDLVRYIRAHSEMFAKAVPGGFWEFIHELNNMSRRGHWNSDVADILPIALKDYTSRMVVLITWNREMPYIVLRPQGEEAGTPLYLAYYNSPECKHYDAVKFVGAVQHERGPRNSTIRKQLAQYMKDTSRCVPPDQTSADRLQTFLQQVQMLQETLHKFHQLQVDAVEYACLKGIVLFKTDVQSLRDPGTVAVLQDQTHGQLSFSHHIEMHKPGQPFRFGKLLLLLSSLREDNGLQINPHRDFYQRKVFYTDGTSDRAPGNTLPGGSTQVRDLWYRIGRKA